From Deltaproteobacteria bacterium:
AACCTATGAGCTGGAGGTTTGAGCATGGCCGTGGAGGGTGCAGACGTGGAAATCAGCGAGGCCCCAGGCCCGGACGGGCGGCCCGGCTATTCGGCCCGGGTCCGGGGAACCGGAATAGTGGAGTGGGCTCAGACGGCCCTTGATGCGTGGGTCCGGCTCGACAAGCGGCTGGAATCAATTCTGGCCAGGGAGAAAAGGGGGGTGGGAGCGTGACCACGCACCCCGGCGTTTTCCTGACCGAGCTGCGCCTGACCCGGCTGAATGGCCGATGGCGGCGGCTGACCTCGGACCTGATTTATACGACCTACCAGACCCCGGAGCCGGAGACCCTGGTCATTCCAGGGGGCCCTCCCCTGCATGGGTTCATTTATGATGGAGCAAGCGTTCCCCGGATCCCCCTGGCTTGGCTTCTATGTGGAGACACGGGGGAATACGGGGCGGCGGTACATGATTTCGTCGTGCGGGAGGGCTGGCCATGGGGACTGTCGGCCCGGGTCTTTCGGGAGGCCCTTTATGCGGCCCCGTACCCGGAACCGAAGTGGCGGGTCGAAATCATGTATGCGGCAGTCGTGGCAAGGGGGA
This genomic window contains:
- a CDS encoding DUF1353 domain-containing protein — translated: MGPARQAAGINSGQGEKGGGSVTTHPGVFLTELRLTRLNGRWRRLTSDLIYTTYQTPEPETLVIPGGPPLHGFIYDGASVPRIPLAWLLCGDTGEYGAAVHDFVVREGWPWGLSARVFREALYAAPYPEPKWRVEIMYAAVVARGILPYKAMPGVLDPR